The genomic stretch CAGACTTTTTTGGATCCCCAGAGGTCATGGCGCAGAAAATGGGGTTTATGTTCGGTACCGGGCTGAAGAGTTTTATGCAGTACTGGCATTGGAATCTTACCGTCACAAAACAGCGCTGGTAGGTGAAGATCTGGGTACCGTTCCCGATCTAGTAAGAACCGAAATGGAACAGCACAATATTTACAGAATGTACATTTTACCGTTTCAGCAACGCCAAGACCAAGGACTTAATCATGTTCCCAGGGACTCCCTGGTTAGTTTAAATACGCATGACATGCCTCCCTTTAATTCCTTTTGGGCAGGGCAGAGTCCAGACGAACGCAGGTGCCTGGCCAGCTTTTTAAAAGACATGGGATTGCTTGAGCCTTTCAGTCTCGAAGCAGAGGACATTTTAAAGGCAAGCCTTAAATACCTGGCTAGTAGTTCCGGTTGTATTCTTATGGTCAATATGGAAGACTTGTGGTTGGAAACGGCGTCGCAGAATGTGCCCGGGACACTTGATGAGCACCCTAATTGGAGACGGAAAGCACGATGTTCTTTAGAAAATTTTAGTTTAATATCGCGTTTGATGCAAATTACACAAGAGCTTAACCGCTTGCGGGGTAATACACGCGGTGACAACGTGCGATTTTCAGGGGGTGAAAATTGTGATTCGGGATGTAACTCTGGGCGCTAAATACTTGGGTAAGAAACGATGCCGGTTCTGCGTATGGGCACCGGATGCGTTAAGCGTCAGCGTGCACATAGTGGAACCAGAAGAACGTTCGGTAGTATTGGAAAGGGATAAGCACGGTTACCATGATGCAGTGGTAACGGGGGTAGACAACGGCAGTCTTTATTATTATATTCTGGACGGAGAAAAAGAACGGCCCGACCCTGCTTCACGCTACCAGCCACAAGGGGTACACGGTCCTTCACAGGTGGTGGACCCAAATGGTTTTCAGTGGAGTGACCACCACTGGTCTGGCCTCGATCAAAAGGATCTAGTGTTTTACGAGCTTCACGTGGGAACGTTCACTGACGGTGGTACTTTCCAAGAAATTATTCATTTTCTGCCCCAATTAAAGGAATTGGGTATTACGGCAGTCGAGCTTATGCCTTTGGCCCAATTCCCAGGGAGCCGTAACTGGGGCTATGACGGTGTGTATCCCTTTGCGGTACAGAACTCCTATGGAGGGCCTGAAGCCCTGCGCCGGCTGGTGGACGCATGCCATAATCATGGGATGGCCGTTTTTGTAGACGTAGTTTATAACCACTTGGGGCCGGAAGGTAATTACCTGGCTGATTTTGGTCCCTATTTTACTGATCATTATCACACCCCTTGGGGAAAGGCCATAAATTTTGACGGCGGTTACAGTAGTGATGTCAGGCGTTATTTTGTTGAAAACGCCTTGTACTGGGTGAGTGAATTTCACATTGATGGGCTCAGGCTGGATGCCATACATGCCATTTTAGATTTATCTGCCCTTCATTTCTTAGAAGAATTGGGCGAAGCTGTGCATCAAAAGGCACAGTATTTGGGCCGCCGGGTTCAGGTGATTGGCGAAAGTGATTTGAACAGTCCCCGGGTTATTCGTCCCCGGGTTGTAGGTGGATATGGTTTGGACGGACAGTGGAGTGACGATTTCCACCATGCCCTACACGCTTTAATTACAGGAGAACAACAAGGATATTACCGTGACTTCGGTAGCATCAGTCACATGGCCAAGGCTTTTGGAACCGGCTATGTATATACAGGCCAGTATTCTAAATTTCGCCGCCGCAGGCATGGTGATTATCCCGAACTATGCCCGTCAGACAGGTTCATAGTGTTCTCACAAAATCACGACCAGGTTGGTAACCGAGCCCTGGGCAACAGGCTTACTACATTAGTATCTTTTGCAGGCTGCAAGCTTGCTGCCTGCGTGGTGCTTTTATCTCCGTTCATACCTTTACTGTTTATGGGGGAGGAATATGGTGAGGAAGCTCCTTTTCAATATTTCACGAGCCACACCGACCCGGAACTGGTGGAAGCGGTCCGCAGGGGACGCCGGCAGGAGTTTTCAGGTTTTGATTGGCAGGGAGAGGTGCCTGATCCGCAAGATGAAAATACTTTTTTGCGCTCCCGCCTCAACCATGATTTGTGCCGGAAAGGGCATCATAAAGTATTGAGGGAGCTTTACCGGCAACTACTACGACAACGTAGGGAACTTAAACCCCTGTTGGAAGCAAATAAGGATAATCTGGAAGTAATTAAAAAACACCGGGAAGGTGTGCTTTTCCTTAAGTACCGAAATGAAGAAGATCAGTTATGCCTTGTTTTTTCTTTTAATGATGATACGGTGACCGTGGTTTTACCCGTGGGGCAAGGAAACTGGTATAAGAGGATTGATACGGCAGAAGAGCAGTGGATGGGCGGCGGTAGTCTAGTGCCCAATGAATTAGAATCTGCAGGAGATGCGAAAATTACATTGAAACCCCTGTCCTGCATATTATTCCACCGAGCAAAGGAGGAGTAAGAATATGGATCGTTATGTTTGTATTCACGGCCATTTCTACCAGCCGCCGCGTGAAAACCCGTGGCTGGAAGATATTGAAATTCAAGATTCCGCTTATCCTTATCACGATTGGAATGAAAGAATTACAGACGAGTGCTATGCCCCCAACGCATCTTCACGGATTTTAACCGGTGATGGGCGGATAAAAGAAATTGTCAACAATTACTCTAAAATCAGTTTTAACTTTGGCCCTACCCTTCTTGACTGGATGGAGGATAATGAGCCTGAGGTCTATCAGGCTATAATTGAAGCTGACAGTGAAAGCCATAAATTTTTTTCCGGTCACGGATCAGCACTGGCCCAGTGTTATAACCATATGATTATGCCCCTTGCCAATGCAAGGGATAAATATACGCAGATTATTTGGGGCCTACGAGATTTTGAACACCGCTTTGGTCGCAAGCCGGAGGGGATGTGGCTTCCTGAAACGGCTGTAGACTTAGAGAGCTTGGAAATTATGGCCGGGCAAGGTGTTCGCTTTGCCATGCTTACTCCCTACCAGGCCAAGCGCTTTCGTAAAATAGGTGAAGATAGCTGGCATGATGTAGGCCCTAAGGGTATTGATCCCTCCATGCCCTATAAGATACACTTGCCCAATGCGGGCCGTACTATGTCTTTGTTTTTTTACGATGGGCCTATTTCCCAGGCTGTTGCCTTTGAAAAGCTACTTTCTAACGGGGAACGTTTTGCACGACGTCTCTTGGATGGCTTTGACCACCGCCGTAACGGAGCCCAATTAGTAAACATATCCACTGATGGTGAAACTTACGGCCA from Bacillota bacterium encodes the following:
- the treZ gene encoding malto-oligosyltrehalose trehalohydrolase — translated: MIRDVTLGAKYLGKKRCRFCVWAPDALSVSVHIVEPEERSVVLERDKHGYHDAVVTGVDNGSLYYYILDGEKERPDPASRYQPQGVHGPSQVVDPNGFQWSDHHWSGLDQKDLVFYELHVGTFTDGGTFQEIIHFLPQLKELGITAVELMPLAQFPGSRNWGYDGVYPFAVQNSYGGPEALRRLVDACHNHGMAVFVDVVYNHLGPEGNYLADFGPYFTDHYHTPWGKAINFDGGYSSDVRRYFVENALYWVSEFHIDGLRLDAIHAILDLSALHFLEELGEAVHQKAQYLGRRVQVIGESDLNSPRVIRPRVVGGYGLDGQWSDDFHHALHALITGEQQGYYRDFGSISHMAKAFGTGYVYTGQYSKFRRRRHGDYPELCPSDRFIVFSQNHDQVGNRALGNRLTTLVSFAGCKLAACVVLLSPFIPLLFMGEEYGEEAPFQYFTSHTDPELVEAVRRGRRQEFSGFDWQGEVPDPQDENTFLRSRLNHDLCRKGHHKVLRELYRQLLRQRRELKPLLEANKDNLEVIKKHREGVLFLKYRNEEDQLCLVFSFNDDTVTVVLPVGQGNWYKRIDTAEEQWMGGGSLVPNELESAGDAKITLKPLSCILFHRAKEE